In Zygosaccharomyces rouxii strain CBS732 chromosome F complete sequence, a single window of DNA contains:
- the HOS3 gene encoding histone deacetylase (similar to uniprot|Q02959 Saccharomyces cerevisiae YPL116W HOS3 Trichostatin A-insensitive homodimeric histone deacetylase (HDAC)): MPDPLDNFYRQFQLFVQNNPNVISAARAASQIPESAKAVVVLSPYSLEHSFGRNWVSKSYLKSIVERPERLLASSLGIAAAITMYPALYTLKSSDRKKSSILSPHVLKVHGKDWPPQLLRLCKEADAKLAAKEVEVPASWNAGDIYLSSKTVEALQGSIGALETAVDSIFDGPSPEHISNRAFVAIRPPGHHCHVATPSGFCLLNNAHVAIEYAKDRFGVTHAAILDFDLHHGDGTQDICWKRAGFRPDEEDEDSPGYDSFGKKFAEYPRVGYFSMHDINSFPTESGYATKENVKNASTCIMNAHDVNIWNIHLSPWETEEDFAKLYHTKYRSLFVKADEFFKQGKIEMAAQNKPFKGLVVISSGFDASEFEQTSMQRHGTNVPTYFYTAFTKDALKLSQMHCHGKVLSIMEGGYSDKAIVSGVFAHLIGLQNQNWIKEWGSEHVVKEIVRGCKSNWKPYKTKKARDVIRIWAEEVIKLGRAMIPGFETLFQDIPSNNKVAAANVAPRVTRSKAQTTKSTHREPTGTTLDPSKETPAAPRHRRIEGTGVTQEPVPFTQEELHSEDDNDDEDYVYDEELNKTFNRTVEDITIDDISRHLETLEIIEQPPPAPTAQSKYKVPSKTTTQHLRSSTRPQQLANSNASADDSDISMVSHVSTRKHTTRSGARW; this comes from the coding sequence ATGCCAGATCCACTAGATAACTTTTACAGGCAGTTTCAGCTGTTTGTACAGAATAATCCTAATGTGATATCTGCGGCTAGAGCAGCTTCCCAGATTCCTGAGAGTGCCAAGGCTGTTGTAGTATTGTCTCCATATTCTTTAGAGCATTCTTTTGGTCGGAATTGGGTATCTAAATCGTACCTCAAGAGTATAGTGGAAAGACCAGAGAGGTTATTAGCGAGTTCGTTGGGTATAGCAGCTGCAATTACCATGTATCCGGCACTTTATACTTTAAAATCGAGTGATAGAAAGAAATCTTCTATATTGTCACCGCATGTGCTAAAGGTTCATGGTAAAGATTGGCCTCCGCAACTGCTAAGACTTTGTAAAGAGGCAGATGCAAAATTGGCAGCAAAAGAGGTGGAAGTTCCCGCATCTTGGAATGCAGGTGATATCTATCTAAGTTCAAAAACAGTTGAAGCGTTACAAGGGTCGATTGGAGCCCTAGAGACTGCTGTTGACTCCATTTTTGACGGTCCATCCCCAGAGCACATCAGTAATAGAGCGTTTGTTGCCATCAGACCGCCAGGACATCATTGCCATGTAGCAACACCGTCAGGGTTTTGTCTTTTGAACAATGCACATGTTGCTATTGAGTATGCAAAAGATCGTTTTGGAGTTACCCATGCTGCGATATTAGATTTCGATTTACACCATGGTGATGGTACTCAAGACATATGTTGGAAAAGAGCTGGGTTTAGACCggatgaagaggatgaagattcaCCAGGTTACGATTCATTTGGGAAAAAATTTGCAGAGTATCCTCGAGTTGgttatttttcaatgcatGATATCAATTCCTTCCCCACAGAGAGTGGATACGCAACTAAggaaaatgttaaaaatgCTTCGACGTGTATCATGAATGCTCATGATGTTAACATTTGGAACATCCATCTTTCCCCGTGGGAAACAGAAGAAGACTTTGCTAAATTGTATCACACCAAATACAGGTCTCTATTTGTTAAAGCAGATGAATTCTTTAAACAAGGTAAAATTGAAATGGCGGCTCAAAACAAACCATTCAAAGGCCTGGTTGTTATCAGTTCCGGGTTTGACGCCAGCGAATTTGAACAAACGAGCATGCAAAGACATGGTACAAATGTACCCACGTATTTCTACACAGCCTTCACTAAGGATGCCCTCAAGCTATCACAAATGCATTGTCATGGTAAAGTCTTATCCATAATGGAAGGTGGATATTCAGACAAGGCAATCGTATCAGGGGTTTTTGCCCATTTAATAGGTCTACAAAATCAGAATTGGATTAAAGAATGGGGCTCAGAACATGTCGTTAAAGAAATAGTTAGAGGTTGTAAATCTAATTGGAAACCTTACAAGACCAAGAAGGCAAGAGATGTCATCAGAATATGGGCGGAAGAAGTGATTAAATTGGGGAGAGCTATGATACCTGGCTTTGAAACTCTTTTCCAAGATATACCTTCGAACAATAAGGTTGCCGCTGCAAACGTTGCTCCAAGAGTTACTAGATCAAAGGCTCAAACAACGAAGAGCACGCATCGTGAACCTACAGGTACGACTTTGGACCCATCAAAGGAAACTCCTGCTGCTCCTCGTCATAGACGTATCGAAGGTACGGGCGTTACACAAGAACCAGTACCATTTACACAAGAGGAACTACACAGTGAAGACGACAATGATGACGAGGATTATGTATACGACGAAGAATTGAACAAGACTTTCAACAGGACCGTGGAAGATATTACCATCGATGACATCTCGAGGCACTTGGAGACTCTTGAAATTATCGAACAACCACCTCCAGCACCTACAGCACAATCCAAGTACAAGGTACCTTCCAAAACCACTACTCAGCATTTACGTTCGTCTACAAGACCCCAACAACTAGCAAATTCAAATGCCAGTGCGGACGACAGCGACATATCAATGGTTTCTCACGTTTCTACGAGGAAACATACGACCCGTAGTGGTGCCAGGTGGTGA
- the MCA1 gene encoding Ca(2+)-dependent cysteine protease MCA1 (similar to uniprot|Q08601 Saccharomyces cerevisiae YOR197W MCA1 Putative cysteine protease similar to mammalian caspases) yields MYPGHQGNGYHRPAAPPPGYGGGYSRPPVPPPQETNHYSRPAVPPPGRTAGNRDGGYNRPPAPPPGAGGASYSRPPAPTPVDGPQGYDRPQANLPPPPSQMQSIPGTQSSYQYSMCNGRRKALIVGINYIGSKNELRGCINDAHNMWNFLTSRYGYRPEDIVMLTDDQRDMVRIPTKANMLRAMHWLVNGAMPNDSLFFHYSGHGGQTKDLDGDEVDGMDDVIYPVDFEMAGDIVDDIMHDIMVKPLQPGVRLTALFDSCHSGTVLDLPYTYSTKGVVKEPNIWKDVGQDGFQAVMGYATGNTSAITGALGSLARSVKNNLGGHSSRDQVIQMKFSPADIVMLSGSKDNQTSADAVEAGRATGAMSYSFVKVLSMQPQQSYLSLLNNMRAELSSKYSQKPQLSSSHPLDVNLQFIM; encoded by the coding sequence ATGTATCCAGGACATCAGGGAAACGGGTATCACAGACCTGCAGCACCACCTCCAGGTTATGGTGGTGGATATAGTAGACCACCTGTGCCACCTCCACAAGAAACAAATCACTACTCTAGACCTGCCGTTCCACCTCCAGGTAGAACTGCTGGTAATCGTGATGGTGGTTACAACAGACCACCAGCTCCACCACCAGGAGCTGGAGGTGCCTCTTATTCGAGGCCACCAGCTCCTACACCGGTAGATGGTCCACAAGGTTACGATAGGCCACAAGCAAATCtgccaccaccaccatcacaGATGCAATCAATCCCTGGTACACAGTCATCTTACCAATACTCTATGTGTAATGGTAGGCGTAAGGCACTTATTGTGGGGATCAATTACATTGGATCTAAAAACGAATTACGTGGTTGTATTAACGATGCCCATAACATGTGGAACTTTCTTACTTCTAGGTATGGGTACCGTCCAGAAGATATCGTCATGTTGACTGATGATCAAAGGGATATGGTACGTATCCCTACGAAGGCAAACATGTTGAGGGCTATGCATTGGCTTGTCAATGGCGCAATGCCAAACGATTCACTATTTTTCCATTACTCTGGTCATGGTGGCCAGACAAAGGATTTAGATGGTGATGAGGTTGACGGTATGGATGACGTTATCTATCCAGTCGATTTCGAAATGGCAGGTGATATTGTCGATGATATAATGCACGATATTATGGTTAAACCATTACAGCCGGGTGTACGTCTTACAGCTCTATTTGATTCTTGTCATTCAGGTACTGTGCTTGATTTGCCATACACTTATTCTACTAAAGGTGTTGTCAAGGAgccaaatatttggaaagatgtGGGACAAGATGGTTTTCAAGCGGTTATGGGATATGCTACAGGTAATACCAGTGCCATCACAGGTGCACTGGGATCACTAGCACGCTCTGTAAAGAACAATTTGGGTGGCCACTCTTCTCGTGATCAAGTTattcaaatgaaattctCACCTGCAGATATTGTTATGCTTTCTGGTTCTAAGGATAATCAAACCTCTGCAGATGCAGTTGAGGCCGGTCGAGCAACGGGTGCGATGTCTTATTCATTTGTTAAAGTTTTATCAATGCAACCCCAACAAAGTTACTTGTCATTGTTAAACAACATGAGAGCTGAGCTTTCCAGTAAATACTCTCAAAAGCCTCAGTTATCTTCGTCGCATCCTCTTGACGTGAACCTGCAATTCATTATGTAA
- the BFR1 gene encoding Bfr1p (similar to uniprot|P38934 Saccharomyces cerevisiae YOR198C BFR1 Component of mRNP complexes associated with polyribosomes implicated in secretion and nuclear segregation multicopy suppressor of BFA (Brefeldin A) sensitivity), with product MSQARIKRPDVSVRDKKLDVYNTQLKKIDGEIAVLRKQIDQNQISDVTQNERKKLQEQTREIIKTQADLKSRRNAIHERVKQLDANIKRKTGEINEKLGRKAKYSTTAEVKQRINEIEEAISSGDLTLVDEKRLVKEMQALNKLNKDLVAVEPVKKSIENDKQQIASLKEELSQLNPREVSDKFEQTQEKLNSLQSKTQGVYDKRQTLFNKRTALYKKRDEIYAQIKKIRADFDGEFKAYKQKLEKDRLKREEDQKLSKLLEEKDAKLGKLQEKLAHAKLPAFSSEIGTIENALFVLDPTYEKPQRKLFDDDKDSKPAQPVKKVDDADLVPINKKDDISNTEPSKSKKLKKKQQGQQANGGSVNTNHDFTLEPTLIAALAELEVTVPISQDQVSTTVDQLKEKLESYTSKQDEQTEKNIEQVEKQISQLETDYSEKEKQVKEALEAKRAKEQEEQKENAQ from the coding sequence ATGTCCCAAGCAAGGATCAAGAGACCTGACGTTTCCGTCAGAGACAAGAAATTAGATGTTTACAACACCCAATTAAAAAAGAtcgatggtgaaattgCAGTCCTACGTAAGCAGATTGATCAAAACCAAATTTCTGATGTGACTCAAAATGAGAGAAAGAAGTTACAAGAACAAACCAGAGAAATTATCAAGACCCAGGCAGATCTCAAAAGTCGTAGAAACGCTATACACGAAAGAGTTAAGCAATTAGATGCCAATATCAAACGTAAGACTGGTGAaatcaatgaaaaattgggtCGTAAGGCCAAATATTCTACTACTGCCGAAGTCAAACAGAGGataaatgaaattgaagaagcaaTTTCATCTGGTGATTTGACTTTAGTGGATGAAAAGCGTCTTGTTAAGGAAATGCAAGctttgaacaaattgaacaaagaTTTAGTTGCTGTGGAGCCAGTTAAGAAGtctattgaaaatgataagCAACAAATTGCATCTTTGAAGGAAGAATTGAGTCAATTGAACCCTCGTGAAGTTtctgataaatttgaacaaactcaagagaaattgaattctcTACAATCCAAGACTCAAGGTGTCTACGATAAACGTCAAACCTTGTTTAACAAGCGTACTGCATTGTACAAGAAGCGTGATGAAATCTATGCCCAAATTAAGAAGATTAGAGCTGATTttgatggtgaatttaAAGCCTATAAGCAAAAATTAGAGAAGGACCGTTTGAAAcgtgaagaagatcaaaaaTTGTCTAAATTGctagaagaaaaagacgcaaaattgggtaaattaCAAGAGAAATTGGCTCATGCTAAATTGCCAGCCTTTTCCTCTGAAATTGGTACCATTGAGAATGCTCTATTTGTCTTAGATCCAACTTACGAAAAGCCtcaaagaaaattgtttgatgACGACAAGGACTCCAAACCTGCCCAACCTGTTAAAAAGGTAGACGACGCTGATTTAGTTCCTATCAACAAAAAGGATGACATTTCCAATACGGAACCTTCTAAGTCAAAGAAACTTAAGAAGAAACAACAAGGCCAACAAGCTAACGGTGGCTCAGTCAACACCAACCATGATTTTACTTTGGAACCAACCTTGATTGCAGCATTGGCGGAATTGGAAGTTACTGTCCCTATCTCCCAAGATCAAGTCTCTACTACAGTCgatcaattgaaggaaaaattggaaagcTACACTTCCAAGCAAGATGAGCAAACCGAAAAGAACATCGAACAAGTCGAAAAGCAGATCtctcaattggaaactGATTACTCTGAAAAGGAGAAACAGGTTAAGGAAGCTCTAGAGGCTAAAAGAGCTAAGGAGCAAGAGgaacaaaaggaaaatgcACAATAA